A region from the Algoriphagus machipongonensis genome encodes:
- a CDS encoding lysylphosphatidylglycerol synthase transmembrane domain-containing protein yields MLKLVLTGLAIYLVFRKVDTSQLWEIAQSIHWAWLVPAVLLFVISKVFTSVRLNLYYQVLGLTISEMKNWKLYLIGMFYNLFLPGGIGGDGYKVYLLNKSFKTPVKSLIQASLLDRLGGLVAIVFLLLLLVLPVDLTLPFESEIPWEILVGVLACLVLPGFWLVQKLFFKEFLPVYWKGNGLSFLGQLSQLICAWFILKALGVDGNFLAYQLVFLLSSIVSVLPLTIGGVGARELVFIYAHGYAGIDEAIAVAFSLIFFIITAAVSLIGAGLKVEFQEDLKETN; encoded by the coding sequence TTGTTAAAGCTAGTTCTGACTGGGCTAGCCATTTATCTGGTTTTTCGCAAAGTAGATACCTCACAGCTTTGGGAGATTGCTCAGTCCATTCATTGGGCATGGCTTGTCCCTGCGGTTTTACTTTTTGTAATCAGTAAAGTATTTACTTCGGTTAGGTTAAACCTGTACTATCAGGTGCTCGGACTTACCATATCCGAAATGAAAAACTGGAAGCTGTATTTGATTGGAATGTTTTATAACCTTTTTCTTCCGGGAGGAATCGGTGGGGATGGTTATAAAGTTTATTTGTTGAATAAAAGCTTCAAAACCCCTGTTAAATCCCTAATTCAAGCTTCTTTATTAGATCGTTTGGGTGGTCTGGTAGCCATCGTTTTTTTACTGCTGCTGCTTGTTCTGCCCGTGGATTTGACCTTGCCATTTGAATCTGAGATTCCGTGGGAAATTTTGGTTGGGGTATTAGCTTGCTTGGTGTTGCCTGGCTTTTGGCTTGTTCAAAAGTTGTTCTTTAAGGAGTTTTTGCCAGTGTATTGGAAAGGAAATGGCTTGTCGTTTTTAGGGCAGTTGTCACAGTTGATTTGTGCTTGGTTTATTTTGAAAGCCCTAGGCGTGGACGGTAATTTCTTAGCCTACCAATTAGTATTCTTACTCTCTTCAATTGTTTCAGTCTTGCCTTTGACAATTGGTGGAGTAGGAGCAAGGGAACTGGTTTTTATTTATGCTCATGGATACGCAGGGATCGATGAAGCCATTGCAGTAGCTTTCAGTTTGATCTTTTTTATAATAACGGCAGCAGTGTCTTTAATTGGCGCTGGATTGAAAGTGGAGTTTCAGGAAGATTTGAAAGAGACTAATTAG
- a CDS encoding ArnT family glycosyltransferase — translation MSLKEAQINPWVIMAVFTLLVGPFALNFHMHFPDEMYYSDAAVKMLQNGDYLTTYLGNGELRFRKPIGTYWVVLAGFKLFGVSAFSSRIFFLIAGALTVGLTYLLSKVLFENKKVAGISALIIASNPVLIFAATRSIPDVLLGLTMTASAIGFAGLIRYGDKVPKKFLWILYLSLALAFEVKGLPALALGGLGFIFLISNPWQKIHLKTLFHFPALILSLFIGLFWFVAMWKIHGPTYLDSFLSDQVGNRVQARIWLILKNGTIAFFTLLAVFLPWLLFATAKLKKTLKTTWNENKAFFLFALIWGLGIVAMGAMTAKFYERYLLPVAPVVAVFLGWNLHRAGLEFKKLGLKIAIAVFLLLNLILIALGLWININLGSGIWVYFQVVFAALVWLYLLRLTLSNKKLPKALSYSILLIFFTLSIGTLKISLPDQGSQLADFVKTNQIKPSDEIGFIGNIHVSSKIRIGLGPDFYMTDITGEKNLTQEEILVKASHFSKLIVEDDFLPEFQSDSYTIEVASINWDSKKIPYLIQQVNQSGFPELVKENGKIYYWLERKQN, via the coding sequence ATGTCTCTGAAAGAAGCTCAAATCAATCCTTGGGTAATCATGGCGGTCTTTACATTGCTGGTGGGACCATTTGCCTTAAATTTCCACATGCATTTCCCAGATGAAATGTACTACAGCGATGCCGCTGTGAAAATGCTTCAAAATGGAGACTATCTTACCACCTACCTTGGCAATGGAGAGTTAAGGTTTAGAAAACCAATTGGCACCTATTGGGTGGTACTTGCAGGTTTTAAGCTATTTGGAGTAAGCGCATTTTCCTCTAGGATCTTTTTCCTGATTGCTGGTGCTTTGACTGTTGGCTTGACTTATCTGCTTTCCAAAGTACTTTTTGAGAATAAGAAAGTTGCTGGAATTTCCGCTTTAATCATCGCTTCAAACCCTGTATTGATTTTTGCTGCCACTAGGTCTATACCTGATGTTTTATTGGGATTAACCATGACTGCCAGTGCTATTGGCTTTGCAGGCCTTATTCGATATGGAGATAAAGTCCCTAAAAAATTCCTCTGGATTCTTTATTTAAGTTTAGCATTAGCATTCGAAGTAAAAGGATTACCAGCCCTCGCTTTAGGAGGGCTTGGATTTATCTTTCTAATTTCAAACCCATGGCAAAAAATCCATCTTAAAACACTTTTTCATTTTCCTGCTTTAATACTTTCTTTATTCATCGGGCTGTTCTGGTTCGTGGCCATGTGGAAAATTCACGGGCCAACCTATCTGGATAGCTTTTTATCCGACCAGGTGGGCAACAGAGTTCAAGCAAGAATCTGGTTAATTTTAAAGAATGGAACGATCGCTTTTTTCACCCTTTTAGCGGTCTTTCTTCCTTGGCTTTTATTTGCCACGGCCAAACTGAAAAAGACCTTAAAAACTACTTGGAACGAAAATAAGGCCTTCTTCTTATTTGCATTAATTTGGGGTTTGGGTATCGTAGCGATGGGTGCCATGACGGCTAAATTTTATGAACGCTATTTATTACCAGTTGCTCCCGTTGTGGCGGTATTTTTAGGATGGAATTTGCATAGAGCAGGCCTAGAGTTTAAGAAACTAGGATTAAAAATCGCTATCGCTGTCTTCTTACTTCTCAATCTGATTTTGATTGCTTTAGGCCTATGGATCAATATAAATCTAGGCAGCGGTATTTGGGTGTATTTTCAAGTCGTCTTTGCAGCTTTGGTTTGGCTCTACCTTCTACGCTTGACATTGTCTAACAAGAAACTTCCCAAAGCCCTTAGCTATTCAATCTTACTGATCTTTTTTACCCTTTCTATAGGAACACTTAAAATCTCTCTTCCAGATCAAGGCTCTCAGCTAGCAGATTTTGTTAAAACCAATCAAATCAAACCTTCAGATGAAATCGGCTTTATTGGAAATATTCATGTCAGCAGCAAGATTAGGATCGGTTTAGGCCCTGATTTTTACATGACCGACATTACAGGTGAGAAAAACCTGACCCAAGAAGAAATCTTAGTAAAAGCTTCACACTTTTCTAAACTCATTGTTGAGGATGATTTCCTACCTGAATTTCAATCCGATTCATACACAATCGAGGTAGCGTCTATTAACTGGGATTCGAAAAAGATTCCGTATTTAATCCAGCAAGTAAATCAGTCGGGGTTCCCTGAACTCGTCAAAGAGAATGGTAAGATTTATTACTGGCTAGAAAGAAAGCAGAACTAG
- a CDS encoding DUF2851 family protein has protein sequence MDFKEDFLQLVWKYQYFDKKGLQSVAGEKVSVIQIGFHNLGEGPDFLDSVIEVDGVKLHGHVEVHKFASDWKNHAHGNNPAYNSVILHVVWENDQKVDRNDGTSMPTLELKGKIFLNVWRNYEKLLDYQADLPCAYAVRNVPEIVRFSSLEKALVERLHEKSELILKLLEESKGDWEETAYQWLFTCFGFKTNATPMLTLSKKVPYKILQKHRNQLGHLEALLFGQAGLLPKESEEPYVQYLIKEFDFFQKKYRWNNSMTRQEWSFMGARPSNFPSLRIAQLAAILSKAPSLFQVVMEESKDFISFKKILQVGPSDYWKYHFSFGKSASKQVSKGVSSTALQLLIINYVTPLWFAYGRYFQQSEWQERCFDLLQEIPSEKNNIIRKFQNVHWQASNSFDTQGMIGLYKNYCQAKKCLQCKIAQSLIKSESE, from the coding sequence ATGGATTTTAAAGAGGATTTTTTACAACTCGTCTGGAAGTACCAGTATTTTGATAAAAAGGGACTTCAATCGGTGGCGGGAGAAAAAGTGTCAGTGATTCAAATAGGCTTTCATAATCTAGGAGAAGGTCCAGATTTTCTTGACTCAGTCATAGAAGTAGATGGAGTCAAGTTACATGGTCATGTGGAGGTGCATAAATTTGCTTCGGATTGGAAAAATCATGCTCATGGAAATAATCCCGCGTATAATTCGGTCATACTTCATGTGGTCTGGGAAAATGATCAAAAAGTAGATAGGAATGATGGCACTAGTATGCCTACCCTGGAGCTCAAAGGAAAGATATTTTTAAATGTGTGGAGGAATTATGAGAAATTGCTCGATTACCAAGCAGACCTTCCATGTGCCTATGCGGTTCGAAATGTCCCTGAGATAGTCAGGTTTTCTTCCTTGGAAAAGGCCTTGGTGGAGCGATTACATGAAAAGTCTGAATTGATTTTGAAACTACTGGAGGAGTCTAAAGGTGATTGGGAGGAGACTGCCTATCAATGGCTCTTCACTTGTTTTGGATTTAAGACCAATGCAACTCCTATGTTGACCTTGTCAAAGAAGGTCCCTTACAAAATCCTCCAAAAGCATCGGAATCAGCTAGGGCATTTGGAAGCACTCCTCTTTGGTCAAGCAGGTTTATTGCCTAAAGAATCTGAGGAGCCCTACGTGCAATATTTAATCAAGGAGTTTGATTTTTTTCAGAAAAAATACCGGTGGAACAATTCCATGACTCGACAGGAGTGGTCATTTATGGGTGCAAGACCGAGTAATTTTCCTTCCCTGAGAATTGCTCAATTGGCTGCGATTTTGTCAAAAGCTCCAAGTCTATTTCAAGTGGTAATGGAAGAATCTAAAGACTTCATTTCATTCAAGAAAATCCTCCAAGTGGGGCCAAGTGACTATTGGAAGTATCATTTTTCATTTGGAAAATCGGCTTCGAAACAGGTTTCAAAAGGTGTTTCCAGTACAGCGCTACAACTTCTAATAATTAATTATGTCACTCCACTTTGGTTTGCCTATGGGAGATATTTCCAACAAAGTGAATGGCAAGAAAGATGCTTTGACCTACTTCAGGAAATTCCTTCAGAGAAGAATAATATCATCCGGAAATTTCAAAACGTTCATTGGCAAGCATCCAATTCTTTTGACACCCAAGGTATGATCGGGCTTTACAAAAATTATTGCCAGGCAAAAAAGTGCCTTCAATGTAAAATTGCCCAAAGCCTGATTAAGTCAGAAAGCGAATGA
- a CDS encoding glycosyltransferase family 2 protein, whose product MSKPLLSVVITIYNEQDNIKPLLEATYESLNGMDYEVILIEDGSTDGTVSEVKKYANERTKLIIFNRNYGQTTALAAGIDMAIGEYIATMDGDLQNDPSDLPVMLKKAMDEEWDVVAGRRANRQDGFVLRKIPSKIANWIIRNTTKVYLKDYGCTLRVYKAEIAQGMGLYGELHRFIPVLAKQQGASMTEMDVKHHPRIHGESKYGLSRTFKVLADLILMLFFQKYFQRPIHLFGGIGIVSFMIGMLINFYLLILKLLGEDIWGRPIMILGIVLVLGGIQFITTGIIAEIIVRTYFESQNKKTYTIKSVFQGE is encoded by the coding sequence ATGAGTAAGCCATTACTATCTGTCGTTATAACCATCTATAATGAGCAGGACAATATCAAGCCTTTATTAGAAGCGACCTACGAATCCCTAAATGGGATGGATTATGAAGTGATTTTAATAGAAGATGGATCCACAGATGGTACCGTTTCGGAGGTAAAGAAATATGCCAATGAACGTACGAAGCTGATTATTTTTAATCGGAACTATGGGCAGACCACTGCTCTAGCCGCCGGGATTGATATGGCGATAGGAGAATATATTGCCACTATGGATGGTGACCTTCAAAACGATCCTAGCGATTTGCCAGTAATGCTTAAAAAGGCAATGGATGAAGAATGGGATGTGGTTGCCGGACGTAGAGCGAATCGACAAGATGGCTTTGTGCTTCGAAAAATTCCAAGTAAGATCGCAAACTGGATTATACGAAATACCACGAAAGTTTACTTAAAAGATTACGGTTGTACACTAAGAGTATATAAAGCTGAAATCGCACAAGGAATGGGATTGTATGGAGAGCTCCATCGCTTTATTCCAGTGTTGGCGAAGCAGCAAGGTGCTTCCATGACGGAGATGGATGTGAAGCACCACCCTAGAATCCATGGAGAGTCAAAGTACGGTTTGAGCAGAACCTTTAAGGTTTTGGCAGATCTGATTTTGATGTTGTTTTTTCAGAAATACTTCCAAAGACCCATTCACCTTTTTGGTGGGATAGGAATCGTATCATTTATGATAGGGATGCTGATCAACTTTTACCTATTGATCTTAAAACTCTTAGGAGAGGATATTTGGGGAAGGCCTATCATGATTCTCGGGATAGTTCTGGTCTTAGGTGGAATCCAGTTTATAACCACAGGAATCATAGCTGAGATTATCGTAAGAACCTATTTCGAGTCACAAAACAAAAAAACCTATACTATCAAATCTGTATTCCAAGGTGAATAA
- a CDS encoding acetyltransferase, translated as MDKPVIILGATGIAQSALEIFNSNQVMVYGFLDEDESMHGTEINTVSVLGNPEDDGFLKLIGKKSEAFVAVDDVKYRKYLVKMLNEKRKVQPVNAIHNTANISTDAVIGHGNFINARVVIGTGAEIGQHCIFHTGAIIDYKAKLGDFVQVGAGSVINSEVTVEEGAFIGSGVTIVSGVKIGKNARIGAGSVVIASVGDNETVFGNPAQKVK; from the coding sequence ATGGATAAACCAGTAATTATTTTGGGCGCAACAGGGATAGCTCAGTCAGCACTTGAAATATTTAATAGCAACCAAGTCATGGTCTATGGATTCCTTGATGAGGATGAAAGCATGCACGGTACCGAGATTAATACAGTTTCAGTATTGGGGAACCCTGAGGATGATGGCTTTCTGAAATTGATAGGCAAGAAGTCTGAGGCGTTTGTAGCGGTAGATGATGTCAAGTACAGAAAGTATTTGGTAAAGATGCTCAATGAGAAAAGAAAGGTTCAGCCGGTTAATGCTATTCATAATACAGCCAATATCTCTACCGATGCCGTGATAGGACATGGTAATTTTATCAATGCAAGAGTGGTAATTGGAACTGGAGCTGAAATTGGCCAACACTGTATCTTCCATACCGGAGCGATAATAGATTATAAAGCTAAACTGGGAGATTTTGTGCAGGTGGGAGCTGGTTCTGTGATCAATTCCGAAGTGACGGTTGAAGAAGGAGCCTTTATTGGTTCTGGTGTTACCATTGTTTCAGGAGTAAAAATTGGTAAAAATGCACGAATTGGAGCTGGGTCTGTGGTGATCGCCTCTGTAGGTGATAATGAAACTGTTTTTGGGAACCCTGCTCAAAAAGTAAAGTAG
- the pyrF gene encoding orotidine-5'-phosphate decarboxylase, giving the protein MTKAELFSQIKKKSSFLCVGLDADINKIPKHLLKEKDPIFSFCKEIIEETADFAVAYKPNIAFFEALGTEGWETLQKVLELIPKEIFTIADAKRGDIGNTSKLYAKAFFEKMDFDSVTVAPYMGVDSVTPFLEFDEKWVILLALTSNAGSMDFQLIKDEQGKPLYQTVLEKSQSWGSDENMMYVVGATRGELIGEVRKVVPDHFFLVPGVGAQGGSLSEVAKYGMNSTCGLLVNSSRGIIYASEGTDFAKVARKESEKLQIEMKDLLEKYL; this is encoded by the coding sequence ATGACAAAAGCCGAGCTATTTTCCCAGATTAAGAAAAAATCATCCTTTTTATGTGTAGGCCTAGATGCGGATATCAATAAGATTCCAAAACATTTATTAAAAGAAAAAGATCCAATATTTTCCTTTTGTAAAGAGATTATTGAGGAGACAGCGGATTTTGCCGTAGCCTATAAACCAAACATTGCATTTTTTGAAGCTTTGGGAACTGAAGGTTGGGAGACGCTACAGAAAGTATTAGAGTTAATTCCAAAGGAGATTTTCACGATTGCTGATGCCAAGCGTGGAGATATTGGGAATACTTCTAAGTTGTATGCCAAAGCATTTTTTGAAAAGATGGATTTTGATTCAGTCACAGTTGCCCCTTACATGGGGGTAGATAGTGTGACTCCTTTTTTAGAATTTGATGAGAAGTGGGTGATTCTTCTTGCATTGACCTCCAATGCCGGCTCAATGGATTTTCAGTTGATCAAGGATGAGCAAGGAAAGCCTTTGTATCAGACTGTATTGGAGAAAAGCCAATCTTGGGGCTCTGATGAAAATATGATGTATGTGGTAGGAGCCACTAGAGGAGAACTGATTGGGGAAGTAAGAAAAGTTGTTCCTGACCACTTTTTCTTGGTTCCAGGTGTGGGTGCTCAAGGAGGAAGTTTATCTGAAGTAGCAAAATATGGGATGAACTCTACCTGTGGTTTATTGGTGAACTCTAGCCGTGGGATTATTTATGCTTCTGAAGGGACTGATTTTGCCAAAGTTGCCAGAAAGGAATCTGAAAAGCTTCAGATTGAAATGAAGGACTTGTTGGAAAAGTACCTTTAA
- a CDS encoding nucleoside phosphorylase produces MSRLIPESELILNEDGSIYHLHLKPENLASLVFTVGDPDRVDLVSQYFDQIDFKTRKREFVTHTGWINGQRVTVMSTGMGTDNIEILMTELDALVNIDLETRKVKENHTALKIIRLGTSGAMQSDIPVGSLLASEKAVGMDTLMQFYDSEGFPQSWGDSVREVLNVGFTPYEVEGSSMLLQKLDASFSRGITLTSPGFYAPQGREVRLKPKIDQMIEKLAALEVDGSRLTNFEMETAGYYCMGKLLGHEVLSLNAIVANRITQEFDKEAAKTVDLLIRTALKLF; encoded by the coding sequence GTGAGCCGACTGATTCCAGAATCTGAACTTATTCTTAATGAGGATGGAAGCATCTATCATTTACATTTGAAGCCAGAAAATCTGGCTTCACTTGTTTTTACAGTTGGAGATCCAGATCGAGTGGATTTGGTCTCACAGTATTTTGATCAAATTGATTTCAAAACCCGAAAGAGAGAGTTTGTTACACATACCGGTTGGATCAATGGACAGCGAGTGACTGTGATGAGCACGGGTATGGGAACGGATAATATCGAGATCTTAATGACTGAGCTAGATGCTTTAGTCAATATTGATTTAGAGACCAGAAAAGTCAAAGAAAATCATACTGCTCTTAAAATTATTAGGTTAGGAACATCGGGTGCCATGCAGTCTGATATCCCTGTTGGTTCCTTACTAGCTTCAGAAAAAGCTGTGGGAATGGACACCTTGATGCAGTTTTATGACAGCGAGGGTTTCCCTCAAAGCTGGGGAGATAGTGTCCGAGAAGTATTGAATGTAGGTTTTACTCCTTATGAAGTCGAAGGCAGTTCAATGCTTCTTCAAAAACTTGATGCCAGTTTTTCAAGAGGGATCACACTGACCAGTCCGGGCTTTTATGCTCCTCAAGGCAGAGAAGTCAGGCTGAAACCCAAAATTGACCAAATGATAGAAAAGTTAGCGGCTCTTGAAGTTGATGGAAGTAGGCTGACTAACTTTGAAATGGAGACAGCTGGGTATTATTGTATGGGGAAATTACTTGGGCATGAGGTGTTGAGTCTAAATGCCATTGTAGCTAATAGAATCACTCAGGAATTTGATAAAGAGGCTGCAAAAACCGTGGACTTACTTATCCGCACAGCTCTGAAGTTGTTCTGA
- the trhO gene encoding oxygen-dependent tRNA uridine(34) hydroxylase TrhO: MEANNYNILLYYCYAKIDNPEEYREQHHLFCVENNIRGRVIISDEGLNGTVSGLKEDCEKYMEFVHGDPRFAKTEFKIDAHDKHAFTKIHVRYKPEIVHSSLRHLDPNVKTGKHLDPEEFRKLKDQEDVVILDVRSNYEHELGRFKNALTLDIDNFRDFPERVKELEHLKGKKVLTYCTGGIKCEKASAYLLEQGFEDVYQLHGGIIKYGKEAGGEDFEGKCYVFDNRIAVDVNQVNPKVVSACHVCGTKSDRMVNCANPTCNAHLPICEECGWKMEGTCSEECKENPEKREYDGTGYYQKNTNGYNPYKGLKRSSKTDQIQKV; the protein is encoded by the coding sequence ATGGAAGCAAACAATTATAACATCCTCCTTTATTACTGCTACGCAAAAATTGATAATCCGGAGGAATATCGAGAGCAGCACCACTTATTTTGTGTAGAAAACAATATCCGCGGTCGTGTCATTATTTCTGACGAAGGCCTAAACGGTACTGTTTCAGGTCTTAAGGAAGACTGTGAAAAGTACATGGAATTTGTTCATGGAGATCCACGCTTTGCCAAAACAGAATTTAAAATTGACGCGCACGACAAGCATGCGTTTACCAAAATTCACGTTAGGTATAAGCCGGAAATTGTGCACTCTTCTTTAAGACATTTGGATCCCAATGTCAAAACAGGAAAACATCTTGACCCGGAGGAATTCCGAAAATTGAAAGATCAGGAAGATGTGGTAATCTTGGACGTCCGTTCTAATTACGAACATGAGCTAGGTCGTTTTAAAAATGCATTAACTCTTGACATTGATAACTTTAGAGACTTTCCTGAGAGAGTAAAGGAGCTTGAACATCTAAAAGGAAAGAAAGTACTGACTTACTGTACTGGAGGAATTAAATGTGAAAAAGCTTCGGCTTACCTTTTGGAACAAGGGTTTGAAGATGTATACCAATTGCATGGGGGAATTATCAAATATGGCAAAGAAGCCGGAGGAGAAGACTTTGAGGGGAAATGCTATGTGTTTGATAATAGAATCGCTGTAGACGTTAATCAGGTAAATCCAAAGGTTGTCTCTGCTTGCCATGTTTGTGGAACAAAATCCGATAGAATGGTTAACTGTGCCAATCCAACATGCAATGCCCACCTTCCAATTTGTGAAGAGTGCGGATGGAAAATGGAAGGAACCTGCTCGGAGGAATGCAAAGAGAATCCAGAGAAAAGAGAATATGATGGTACTGGGTATTATCAAAAAAACACCAACGGCTATAATCCTTACAAAGGATTGAAGCGCAGCTCGAAAACAGATCAAATTCAAAAAGTGTGA